CAGTGCTCTTTGACCTTGCACGTGAAGTGAATCGACTACTGGACGGAGAAGGACTATCACCAGAAAGCAAGGCACAAACAATCGGTTTCTTCAATTGCTATGGTCGTGAAGTGTTAGGTATTTTGCCAGCATCGCCTGTTCAAGCACATCACGCATCAATGCAGACCTTGCAGAAGGTCGTAGAACTGGTGTTAGACATTCGTCAAGCGTCGCGTGCGAAGAAAGATTTTGCCACCAGCGACCTCATACGCGACCGACTAAAAGCAGCAGGGATTGAAGTCAAAGACACTAAGGACGGCACAGTGTGGCGACTGATGCATTGAGGGAAGGAAAGTTCAAGGCACCAGAACAGGAAGCGAACTTTCTGCCAAATTGTGCACACTGAGGATTTTTGCCACCCTCCAAAGGCTGGCGCATTATGCTGGATTAAGTTTCTTGCGCAGTTAAAACCCGCACCACAAATGAGCAAGGACGACGCACAGAAAGAAATCCTTAGGTTGCGCGCTGAAATCGAGCAGCACAACTACAACTACTATGTGCTGGCGCAGCCTACAATTTCCGACTATGAATTTGATAAGCTGATGGAACGGCTCATTGAGCTGGAAACCAAGTTCCCTGAGCTAATTACGCCTGATAGCCCGTCCCAGCGTGTAGGTGGCACGATCACGAAAGAATTTCCCACCGTTGTGCACAAACGCCGAATGCTGTCGCTATCGAACACTTATTCTCCCAGTGAGCTGCAAGAGTTCTATGAACGCGTGGTCAAAGGCTTAGCAAGTGAAGGCATCAAGGAGTTCGAGATGACAGCTGAGCTGAAATACGATGGTGTGGCGATTAGCCTAACCTATCGTGAGGGCCTCTTTGTGCAGGGTGCAACACGTGGTGACGGGGTGGTCGGCGATGACATTACGCAAAATCTGAAAACTATTCCAACCATTCCACTGCGGTTGCGTCGCAGCAGTCGCTCGGCACTTGCAGAGACGCTTCTCTCGACAGAAGTGGAGGTGCGCGGTGAAGTCGTAATGCTAAAACGCGACTTCGAAAAGCTTAATGCGCAGCGTGCAGAAACAGGCGAACCGCTTTTTGCAAACCCACGTAATGCGGCAGCAGGTACCTTGAAGCAACAAGATAGCCGTGAGGTGGCAAAGCGACCACTGACCTTCATCGCCTATCAGCTTGATAGTGAGGCACTGCCAGACAGCGTAACGCACTTTGAGCGGCTGGAACTCCTGCAAGAGTTAGGCTTTTACCTTGCTGAAGGAGCAGTGCGCTGCCGCTCAATGGGGGATATTCAAGCCTTTTTAGACAAGTGGGAGACGCAGCGTGATAGCTTGCCCTTTGAAATTGATGGCGCTGTGCTCAAGCTCAATGACCTTCGGCATCGCACTCTACTCGGTGAGACGCTTAAAGCCCCACGCTGGGCAATTGCCTATAAATTTTCGGCGCGGCAAGCTGAAACCACACTCTTAGGCGTCACGTTCCAAGTTGGGCGAACAGGTGCAGTGACGCCAGTTGCAGAATTGCAACCGGTGCGCTTAGCAGGCTCAACCATTGCACGCTCAACGTTGCACAACCTTGAAGAAATTAAGCGCCTTGACCTCTACATCGGCGATACGGTGGTATTGGAAAAGTCAGGTGATGTGATTCCGAAAGTGGTGCGCGCCATTCCAGAAAAGCGCCCTGTGAATGCGGTGCCAATCGCAGCACCGACGCATTGCCCTGAGTGTGGCACGCCGCTTGTTCAGCCGCCTGACGAAGTCGCGCTATACTGCCCGAATGAAGAACACTGCCCTGCACAAGTGCGCGGACGCATTCTGCACTACGCCTCTCGCAATGCGATGGATATTGAAAATCTGGGCGAGGCAATTGTGCGACAATTGCTCAAAGAAGGACTGATTGAAGATGCAGGCGACCTTTACTTTCTGGAAAAAGCCCGACTCATTACACTGGAGCGATTTGGCGAAAAATCAGCTCAGAACCTTTTAGATGCGATTGAGCAAAGCAAGTCCCGCAGCTTTGACCGTCTCATCTACGCCTTGGGCATTCGCCATGTAGGAGTGGCAACTGCCAGAGCCTTAGCTCAGCGATTTCCTTCAATTGCAGCACTGCAAGAGGCATCGCAAGCAGAGTTAGAGGCTGTGGAAGATGTGGGAAGCGTAATTGCAGAAAGTGTCTATAACTTCTTCCGAAGAGAAAGCACAAAGAGACTAATTGAGAAGCTGGCGAAAGCAGGAGTCCGTTTGCAAGCTGACCAAGCACAAGTGCCCAAGGTGGTCAGTGAAAAAATCGCTGGCAAAACGTTTGTCTTTACAGGTGCGCTGTCTGTAACGCGTGATGAAGCCACGAGAATGGTGCTGGAACGGGGTGGCAAAGTAGCAAGTTCGGTCAGTAAAAAAACGGACTATGTCGTAGCAGGAGAAGAAGCTGGCTCAAAACTAGCAAAAGCAAAGGAGCTCGGAATTAGGGTTCTCTCCGAGCAAGAATTTATGCAAATGCTGGAGTGAAGACGACTTTGCTGCATCGAAAACAAGAAGGGGCTTCAAAAAGAAGCCCCTTTCTTACACCACGGCAGCCTGATTTACTTAACTAACATCATTTTCTTTGTCTCCACGAAGCTGCCAGCCTGCAGGCGGTAGAAGTAAATGCCACTGGCAAGGTTCGTGGCGTTAAAGGTAACCTGATACCGACCTGCCTCTTGGCGTGCGTTGACCAGCGTGGCGACCTCACGACCCAGCATATCATAAACTTTCAGCACTACATTCGTAGCGGTTGGCAGCTGGTAGCTAATTGCCGTGCTGGGGTTGAATGGGTTTGGATAATTTTGTGCCAGTTCAAAGGTGCGTGGCAAGCCCGCATCCACTTCAACGATGGGGCTGTATTCAAATGTACCGTCAAAGTCAATTTGCCTAAGGCGATACTGCACCGTGCCAGAGGCGGTTCTATCTACGAAAGAGTAGGACTGGGCTTCAGTGGTTGTGCCTTTGCCCTTGACGAAGCCAATTTTCTCCCACACAGCTGCATCTTGACCAGCGCGTTTTAGGAGACGCTCGACTTCGAAGCCAGCATTGTTTTTCTCAGAGGCGGTTGTCCACTCGAGCTTGACACCGCGAGCATCTGGCACTGCAGTGAATGAGGCGAGTTCAACAGGCAAGGCATTCGCAAAGTCGCGGCTGCCGATAGCCAATTCAAAGAAGTCGTTAACAGGCACCGTGCTCACAAAATGACCATTGATGACTGTGCCGCCAAGGTCTTGCCAATCGCCATTTGGTGTCGTGCGTCCAAGCCAGCGAATTGAAGCGCTATTCAGCACGCCTTGCAATGCCGAGAGAGGCACGCTAACGGTGGCGTTCTGAATGGTAGCGCCACCATTGAGCACACGCCAGTAGTATTGGCTTAGCACGACAATCCCACTAGGCAGAGCGCCACCACTTGGGGCAGCTTGGATATACTCTACGGTAATAGGCGCAGCAGCCAGCACATTTGCTCGAATGGTGAGATTCGTGCCGTCAAAGACCATTGTGCTCGGCGCAGCGTGATTGACAGCAGGCACAACGCGAGCTGTAGCTACTGTGCCGATGATGGACGAGGTAAATCGGTAGATGGTGCCGCTTGTCGGGAAGGCAGCAGATGAGCGGTTGCTAACCCCCGTGGTCGTCGAGCCTGTTACGCCGTCCATAAAGTCACCCGGCCCTCCAACTGGTCCTTTGATGCCAATTGAAGCGGACGAGGATGAATTAGCAGGCTGTCCGTTGGTCGGGCCGTAGATGAACTCTATGACATTGCTGGTTTCATAGAGTCGGATTTGGAAGTTTAGACGGAGCGCTGTTGCTGGTGGTGCATTATAGTAGTCACGCACATTCTCGAATTGAATAATGACAACACGATTAGGGGCGGTGCCAGAGACCGCAGTTCTGACCGCTGAGGTGGGTGAGGCATCGACAAGCAAATCGTCCCACCATGGAGCAAGGACGTTAAATGGAGCAGACGTTGTGAATAGATTTTCATTGAAGTAAGATGTAGAAGCAGTTCCGAAATTCACAAAGCCGTTTGTGCAGATATTAAGGCTCGTGTAGCTCG
The sequence above is a segment of the Chloroherpetonaceae bacterium genome. Coding sequences within it:
- the ligA gene encoding NAD-dependent DNA ligase LigA, with amino-acid sequence MSKDDAQKEILRLRAEIEQHNYNYYVLAQPTISDYEFDKLMERLIELETKFPELITPDSPSQRVGGTITKEFPTVVHKRRMLSLSNTYSPSELQEFYERVVKGLASEGIKEFEMTAELKYDGVAISLTYREGLFVQGATRGDGVVGDDITQNLKTIPTIPLRLRRSSRSALAETLLSTEVEVRGEVVMLKRDFEKLNAQRAETGEPLFANPRNAAAGTLKQQDSREVAKRPLTFIAYQLDSEALPDSVTHFERLELLQELGFYLAEGAVRCRSMGDIQAFLDKWETQRDSLPFEIDGAVLKLNDLRHRTLLGETLKAPRWAIAYKFSARQAETTLLGVTFQVGRTGAVTPVAELQPVRLAGSTIARSTLHNLEEIKRLDLYIGDTVVLEKSGDVIPKVVRAIPEKRPVNAVPIAAPTHCPECGTPLVQPPDEVALYCPNEEHCPAQVRGRILHYASRNAMDIENLGEAIVRQLLKEGLIEDAGDLYFLEKARLITLERFGEKSAQNLLDAIEQSKSRSFDRLIYALGIRHVGVATARALAQRFPSIAALQEASQAELEAVEDVGSVIAESVYNFFRRESTKRLIEKLAKAGVRLQADQAQVPKVVSEKIAGKTFVFTGALSVTRDEATRMVLERGGKVASSVSKKTDYVVAGEEAGSKLAKAKELGIRVLSEQEFMQMLE